One region of Azoarcus sp. CIB genomic DNA includes:
- a CDS encoding HlyD family efflux transporter periplasmic adaptor subunit codes for MKNLPRPAPGRAIAPWLILPFLAVALAGPTFAGPGHDGGHDHDEAPVVTNPDAPKRLPDGSVFLPKLSQRQLDVRTIVAEPQSLPRTWQWVGKVVMDPNAGGKVQPTVEGRIEAGPRGLPVLGQPVRKGEVLAHVRASAGPIERAGQQAQAAELRAGLDTAKKQLARLQELEGSVPRKEIEAAQAEVRGQGERLAAVAGSLNTAEALVAPVSGVIAASNVVAGQVVEAREVLFEIVDPARLQVEAIAHDATQADGVAQASASVDGGRTAFPLAWVGAGRALREQSLPVLFRTVEGKTPPLAVGQPLQVVVQTREQITGIPVPAAALVKNPANQEIVWVHNSAERFVPRTVRHHPLDGATVTITDGLAAGDRVVVQGAALVNQVR; via the coding sequence ATGAAGAACCTCCCCCGCCCCGCGCCCGGCCGCGCGATCGCGCCCTGGCTGATTCTCCCCTTTCTCGCAGTCGCCCTCGCCGGCCCCACCTTCGCGGGACCAGGCCACGACGGCGGACACGATCACGATGAAGCCCCCGTCGTGACCAATCCCGATGCGCCCAAGCGCCTGCCCGACGGTTCGGTGTTCCTGCCCAAGCTGTCGCAGCGCCAACTGGACGTCCGTACGATCGTCGCCGAGCCGCAATCCTTGCCCCGGACCTGGCAGTGGGTCGGCAAGGTGGTCATGGATCCCAACGCCGGCGGCAAGGTGCAGCCGACCGTCGAAGGCCGCATCGAAGCCGGCCCGCGCGGCTTGCCGGTGCTCGGTCAGCCGGTGCGCAAGGGCGAGGTGCTCGCGCACGTTCGCGCGTCTGCCGGCCCGATCGAGCGCGCCGGCCAGCAGGCGCAGGCCGCCGAGTTGCGCGCCGGTCTGGATACCGCGAAGAAGCAGCTCGCCCGCCTGCAGGAGCTTGAAGGCAGCGTGCCGCGCAAGGAGATCGAGGCCGCACAGGCCGAAGTGCGCGGCCAAGGCGAACGCCTCGCCGCGGTCGCGGGCAGCCTGAACACCGCGGAGGCCCTCGTCGCCCCCGTGTCGGGCGTCATCGCCGCAAGCAATGTGGTCGCCGGACAGGTCGTGGAGGCACGCGAAGTATTGTTCGAGATCGTCGATCCCGCCCGCCTGCAGGTCGAAGCCATCGCGCACGACGCCACGCAGGCGGACGGCGTCGCGCAGGCCTCGGCGTCCGTCGATGGTGGCCGGACCGCCTTTCCGCTGGCATGGGTCGGCGCGGGCCGGGCGCTGCGCGAACAGAGTCTGCCGGTGCTGTTCCGCACCGTCGAGGGCAAGACTCCACCGCTCGCCGTCGGGCAGCCGCTGCAGGTCGTCGTACAGACGCGCGAACAGATCACCGGCATTCCCGTCCCCGCCGCCGCGCTGGTGAAGAATCCCGCGAACCAGGAGATCGTCTGGGTTCACAACTCGGCCGAACGCTTCGTGCCGCGC